The DNA segment CAGCATGTGCCAGGCGGTGAGGAAGGTGAGGGGGAAGGCGGCCGCCTCCTCGAAGCTGAGGCGGGGCGGCATGGGGAGGAGGTTGGCCGCCGGGACGGTGACGTACTCGGCGTAGGTGCCGTCCCGGCCCGTTCCCAGCACGGTGTACTCCCGGCAGAGGGTGTCCCAGCCCGAAAGGCAGGCCTGGCACCGGCCGCAGGAGATCCCAGGGTTGATCACCACCCGGCGGTCGACCCAGGCGGGGTCCACCCCGGGCCCCACCTGGTCCACCACGCCGGCCCCGTCCGCACCCGGGATCCGTCCCTTGAGAGCGCCGGGCCCGTCCGGCACGCCCGTGCGGTTCCAGACGTCCAGGTGGTTGAGGGCGGCGGCCCGGAGGCGCACCCGCACCTCGCCGGGCCCGGGCTCGGGCGTGGGCACCTCCTGCCAGTGCAGGACCTCCGGGCCACCCTGCTGACGGATGATGACGGCATGCACGGATCCGCGCGGCGCCCGGCCTCCGGGGATCCGCACCGGGATCCAGGAAGATCCCGTGCCCCGGGGCCGGCACCGCCACCCCCCTTCCTGGTCAGCCTACGTTCGGCCCCGGGCTGGCGCTCCCTCAGGCCTCGAGGCCCCGGTAGTCCCGATACCATCCCTCGTCCACGCGGCTGGCAGAGAGCTTCGACGTCCACGGTGCGGCCTCCCGCCGGGCGATGGCCACGAGCTCCCGCAGGCGCTCGGGCATCACCCGGTTCAGGAAGGCCTGGCGCCGGGAGGAGTCGGTCTCCTCGGCCGCCTCGCGCCAGATGGCCCGCCCCGCCACGAAGCCGGAGGCCCCAGCCCGGCAGGCCACCTTGAGCTGGCGGGCGTAGGTGTCGAAGTCCACCCCGGCCGAGAGCAGCGCCCACGGCGTGCGCGAAGCCTCGGTGAGCTCCCGGCACGCCTGGTACCAGACCGCCTCGTCCTGGGTGACGGCGGGCGCCACCGGGAACTCGGCCTTGAAGAGGTCGATGCCGAGGGCGGTGATGCGGGCGGCGCTCTCGACGACGAGCGCCCGCCGCTCGGCCTGGAACGCCTCGCGGCTCTGGTCGTCCGAGGACGGGTACGTGACCACCTCGACCATGAGCGCGATGTCGAGGGCTCGACACCGGGCCGAGACTTGCCGGACCAGCTCCTCCTGATGGCGAGCCGCCGCCTCGCGCCGCGGGTTGTAGTAGATGAGGAGCTTGACGGCGCTCGCGCCCATGGCCTTGATCTTGGCCTCGCTCCAGCCGTCCAGCACCGAGGAGAGGCGGTCCCCGGCCCGCTCCTCGTACCCCGTGGCCTCCAATGAGACGGCCAGGCCGTTACGCCCCAGAAGGTCGCCGCTCGCCGCGAGCGGCGCGGCCCCAAACTCCGGATCCAGCAGGAACCCGGTGGCGTCCCGGTTGAGGGCGCCCACGATCTCCCGCTTGACGGCCGTCATGGCGGCGGGGTCCGAGGACCGCCCCTTACCCTCCAGCATCCGCTTCAAGGCGCCCCGCTGGTCGACGGCCACGATGCAGAAGACGCCCTCGGGCGTCGAGAGCTGCTGCAGGCCCCGCCAGCGGCCGATGGTCAACGACTCCAAGTGACCAACCCCTTTCCGCTGGAAGTGATTCGTCCCCCGCGAGTTTTCCCCTGTGCCAGTGGGAGCCCCCCTCCTCCCAAGGGCCAGCTCGCGCCGAGGGGGCCGCGTGGCCCGAGCCCAGCCCGGAGGCGAGCCGTTGCCGCCCGGGCACGGCGAACTTCCAGAAAGAAGGAGTTGGTGAAACGAGTAACGAATGCTCTCCGCGTGTGCCGTTCCACGCCCGCGTTGGGCTCGGGCACGGTCTGGGGCCGGGGGCGGGCGGCCGCCGCACCGGTCCATGGGGGCCCGGGGGCGGCGGGCGATGGGGGGATCCGGTTCGTGCAGGCGTGGACGCAGCTCCTTCAGGAGCTCACCGAGGCCCCCGGGGTGCCGGGCTTCGAGGGGCCGGTTCGGGACGTGATGCGTCGTCATCTGGAGCCCGTGGCCGATGAGATCGTTACCGACAACCTGGGCGGTGTGGCGGGCGTGCTCCGCGGCGCCTCCGGCCGCCCGCGGGTGATGGTGGCCGGGCACCTGGACGAAGTGGGATTCATGGTCTCCCACGTCACCGGTGAGGGGTT comes from the Limnochorda pilosa genome and includes:
- a CDS encoding tagatose 1,6-diphosphate aldolase; the encoded protein is MESLTIGRWRGLQQLSTPEGVFCIVAVDQRGALKRMLEGKGRSSDPAAMTAVKREIVGALNRDATGFLLDPEFGAAPLAASGDLLGRNGLAVSLEATGYEERAGDRLSSVLDGWSEAKIKAMGASAVKLLIYYNPRREAAARHQEELVRQVSARCRALDIALMVEVVTYPSSDDQSREAFQAERRALVVESAARITALGIDLFKAEFPVAPAVTQDEAVWYQACRELTEASRTPWALLSAGVDFDTYARQLKVACRAGASGFVAGRAIWREAAEETDSSRRQAFLNRVMPERLRELVAIARREAAPWTSKLSASRVDEGWYRDYRGLEA